Proteins from one Panicum virgatum strain AP13 chromosome 7K, P.virgatum_v5, whole genome shotgun sequence genomic window:
- the LOC120642080 gene encoding pentatricopeptide repeat-containing protein At3g50420-like, which yields MYSGCGSPRDANQVFDEMATPDVVAWNCVMHCSVRYGYLERALRKFCRMVSTGLAPTESTLSSVLSGCGRSGDSHHGRALHGWVVKSEELDLDLPLQNALLDMYCCCGDLDTALLVFQRIEAPDLVSWNTIIAGFSGIGDGWSAVQAFVQLKAVSCEQLAPDEYTLASVVSAAAALPAMCSGKLLHADIIKTGLESSVFVANTLINMYFTNEEPGSAQILFDSIMVKDVIMWTEMVAGHSAPGEGELALKYFIRMLEEGHKVDNFSLSSALNSSADLAGLKQGEMLHAQVVKCGYEGNICVSGSLVDMYAKNGALGDAYSVFCTIHKADLKCWNSMIGGYGNHGDSETAFKLFGDMIHGGLQPDHVTYISLLSACSHCGLVEKGKLYWSWMITDGIVPGFKHYTSMVSLLSRAGLLQEAVDLINKAPSAKRYPELWRILLSSCVTFKDLSIGVHAADQALEQDPDDISTHILLSNLYASIGKWDNVSAIRRRIRGLMIEKEPGLSWIEIKKTVHVFSADDECHTHIDDCRDELLRIMGNMGLLDSCENELVSSG from the coding sequence ATGTATTCTGGGTGCGGGTCGCCGAGGGACGCCAACCAGGTGTTCGATGAAATGGCAACGCCGGACGTGGTGGCATGGAACTGCGTGATGCACTGCAGCGTACGCTATGGTTACCTGGAGCGGGCACTGAGGAAATTCTGCCGGATGGTGAGTACTGGGCTGGCACCTACAGAGAGTACGCTTTCTTCGGTGCTGAGTGGGTGCGGGCGATCTGGGGACTCACACCATGGGCGTGCACTCCATGGATGGGTGGTGAAATCAGAGGAGCTTGATCTTGATTTGCCGCTGCAGAATGCGCTGCTCGATATGTACTGCTGCTGCGGTGATCTGGACACTGCTCTGCTTGTGTTTCAGAGGATTGAGGCACCAGACTTGGTGTCATGGAACACCATAATTGCTGGATTTTCTGGCATTGGGGATGGATGGAGCGCTGTGCAGGCCTTTGTGCAGCTCAAAGCCGTATCCTGTGAACAGCTTGCTCCTGATGAGTATACACTTGCATCTGTGGTGTCTGCTGCCGCTGCATTACCAGCAATGTGTAGTGGCAAGCTGCTTCATGCTGACATAATCAAAACTGGGTTGGAGAGCAGTGTCTTTGTTGCGAATACACTAATCAATATGTATTTTACAAATGAGGAGCCAGGTTCTGCCCAGATTTTGTTTGATTCCATTATGGTGAAAGATGTAATCATGTGGACTGAAATGGTTGCTGGCCATTCAGCACCAGGTGAAGGAGAATTGGCCCTGAAGTATTTTATTAGGATGCTGGAGGAAGGGCACAAGGTTGATAACTTCTCTCTTAGCAGTGCTTTGAACTCCTCAGCAGATCTTGCAGGCCTTAAGCAAGGGGAAATGCTCCACGCCCAAGTGGTAAAATGTGGTTACGAAGGAAATATCTGTGTCTCTGGAAGCCTCGTTGACATGTATGCAAAAAACGGTGCTCTTGGAGATGCCTATTCAGTTTTCTGTACCATACATAAGGCAGATTTGAAGTGCTGGAATTCTATGATAGGAGGATATGGCAATCATGGGGATTCTGAAACAGCATTCAAACTATTTGGTGACATGATTCACGGTGGGCTGCAGCCTGACCATGTAACTTACATCTCTCTCCTTTCTGCCTGTAGCCATTGTGGACTGGTTGAGAAAGGAAAACTTTATTGGTCCTGGATGATCACTGATGGCATTGTGCCAGGGTTCAAACACTACACTAGCATGGTGAGTTTGTTGAGTAGGGCAGGTTTATTGCAGGAAGCAGTTGATTTGATTAACAAAGCCCCCTCTGCCAAGAGATATCCTGAGCTATGGAGAATTCTACTGAGCTCTTGTGTGACATTTAAAGATTTGTCCATTGGTGTTCATGCTGCTGACCAGGCATTGGAGCAGGATCCAGATGATATCTCAACACATATACTGCTTTCAAACCTCTATGCCTCTATAGGGAAATGGGACAATGTGTCTGCAATTAGGAGAAGGATCAGAGGGCTGATGATTGAAAAGGAGCCTGGGCTTAGCTGGATTGAGATTAAGAAAACGGTCCATGTGTTCTCTGCAGACGATGAATGCCATACTCATATAGATGATTGTCGTGATGAGTTGCTTAGAATCATGGGAAACATGGGACTCTTGGATAGTTGTGAAAATGAATTAGTGTCCAGTGGCTAA
- the LOC120642079 gene encoding phytosulfokine receptor 2-like isoform X1 — MIPTITPRSTNWPRMPASQHLSALPEMVAYNCLVNFLIAFVLLLVHGSGGRSLNQTCDHADLEALLAFSSGLDGAGALGWDPNDTSCCSWTGVSCDHGRVVGLDLSNRSLNLNGGILSSIASLDSLVALNLSRNLLRGRAPAELGQLVRLRVLDLSINLLSGWFPASDDGFPAIEVVNVSFNKFTGPHPVFRGAANLTVLDISDNAFSGGINASALCFAPVKVLRFSGNELTGELSPDLSRCRTLAELSLDGNGLAGSLPSELYTMSELRRLSLRGNHLSGTLCHELGNLSQLVQIDLSYNMLTGPIPDVFGGLRRLESLNLASNGFNGTLPTSLSRCSMLRVVSLRNNSLSGEIAVDFSLLPRLNTLDVGVNKLSGSVPPSLAQCTKLSTLSLSQNKFVGEIPESFKNLRSLSHLLLSGNGFTNLLLTLQISQHLPNLTSLVLTRNFRGGEKMPVYGISGFKGVQVLVLANCLLSGIIPPWLQSLESLNLLDISWNKLNGNIPPWVGNLNKLFYIDLSNNSFSGEIPESLTHMRSLISGDISSEQTPTEDHPLVIMRNSSSSRLQYNRISSFPPSLILSNNLLVGAVLPGFGHLLELHVLDLSCNNFSGPIPHELSGMSSLEVLNLAHNDLSGSIPSSLTKLNFLSKFDVSYNNLSGDIPTGGQFSTFSNADFAGNAALSPLWNASSFHQTSESENKQHNDTDTAMPITYIMVEMGFAFGLLLVWSALYFVRPWRAA, encoded by the coding sequence ATGATTCCCACCATCACGCCACGATCAACCAACTGGCCTCGCATGCCCGCATCGCAGCATCTCAGTGCCTTACCGGAGATGGTAGCCTACAACTGTCTCGTCAATTTCCTGATCGCCTTCGTGCTGCTCCTCGTCCATGGCTCCGGTGGTCGGTCCCTGAACCAGACTTGCGACCACGCCGACCTGGAGGCGCTTCTGGCCTTCTCCAGCGGCTTGGATGGAGCCGGGGCTCTCGGATGGGATCCTAACGACACCTCATGCTGCTCCTGGACCGGCGTCTCCTGCGACCATGGGAGGGTGGTCGGGTTGGATCTCTCCAACAGGAGCCTAAATCTAAATGGCGGTATACTGTCCTCGATTGCCTCCCTCGATAGCCTCGTGGCTCTGAACCTCTCCCGGAACTTGCTCCGCGGCCGGGCGCCGGCAGAGCTGGGTCAGCTGGTGAGGCTGCGTGTGCTCGACCTCAGCATCAACTTGCTCTCCGGCTGGTTTCCTGCGAGCGATGATGGTTTCCCGGCTATCGAGGTGGTGAACGTTTCCTTCAACAAATTCACTGGCCCGCACCCTGTGTTCCGCGGCGCTGCCAATCTGACGGTTCTGGATATCTCTGACAACGCCTTCTCCGGCGGCATCAACGCCAGCGCGCTCTGCTTTGCGCCGGTCAAGGTCCTGCGGTTTTCGGGTAATGAGCTCACCGGCGAGCTCTCGCCAGACTTAAGCCGGTGCAGGACACTCGCGGAGCTCTCTCTAGATGGCAATGGCCTCGCTGGTAGCCTCCCCAGCGAACTGTACACGATGTCGGAGCTGAGGAGGCTGAGTTTACGGGGGAATCATCTCTCCGGCACCCTCTGCCATGAGCTCGGTAACCTCTCCCAGCTTGTGCAGATTGACTTGTCATATAACATGCTTACAGGTCCCATCCCTGATGTGTTTGGGGGTCTGAGAAGGCTGGAGTCCTTGAACTTGGCCTCCAACGGCTTCAATGGCACATTGCCTACTTCCCTATCGAGATGCTCGATGCTGAGGGTGGTTAGCCTAAGAAACAACTCGTTGTCCGGTGAGATTGCTGTTGACTTTAGCTTGCTGCCAAGGCTGAACACATTGGATGTTGGAGTTAACAAGCTGAGTGGTTCTGTACCGCCCAGTCTCGCGCAGTGCACCAAGTTGAGCACACTGAGCCTCTCTCAGAACAAATTTGTCGGGGAGATACCAGAAAGCTTTAAGAATTTGAGATCCCTGTCGCACCTCTTGCTGTCAGGGAATGGATTCACTAATTTGTTGTTGACATTGCAAATCTCGCAGCACCTGCCTAACCTGACGAGCTTGGTGCTGACCAGGAACTTCCGTGGTGGTGAGAAAATGCCAGTGTATGGCATCAGCGGGTTCAAGGGCGTGCAGGTGCTCGTCCTGGCAAATTGTTTACTCTCGGGCATAATCCCGCCTTGGCTGCAGAGCTTGGAGAGCCTCAACCTGCTGGACATTTCGTGGAACAAGTTAAATGGTAACATCCCACCATGGGTAGGCAATCTGAACAAGCTCTTCTACATCGACCTATCGAATAATTCATTCAGTGGGGAGATTCCCGAGAGCCTTACACATATGAGGAGTTTAATTTCAGGTGATATCTCAAGTGAGCAGACACCAACGGAGGACCATCCATTAGTCATCATGAGGAATTCAAGTAGCAGCAGGTTGCAGTATAATAGAATCAGCAGCTTCCCACCGTCACTGATCCTCTCTAACAACTTGCTGGTTGGTGCAGTATTACCAGGTTTTGGTCATCTTTTGGAACTTCATGTGCTGGACTTAAGCTGTAACAACTTCTCTGGGCCAATTCCTCATGAGTTGTCAGGCATGTCTAGTTTGGAAGTGCTGAATTTAGCCCACAATGATCTCAGTGGGAGCATACCGTCATCACTAACAAAGCTGAATTTTCTCTCCAAGTTTGACGTGTCATACAACAATTTGTCTGGAGACATCCCAACTGGGGGTCAATTCTCCACATTTTCAAATGCGGATTTTGCTGGTAATGCTGCGCTCTCCCCTCTTTGGAATGCCTCCTCCTTCCATCAGACATCGGAATCAGAAAATAAACAACATAATGACACAGATACTGCAATGCCGATCACTTACATCATGGTGGAAATGGGATTCGCTTTTGGGCTTCTGCTTGTCTGGAGTGCACTGTATTTTGTGAGGCCTTGGAGGGCTGCATAA
- the LOC120642079 gene encoding phytosulfokine receptor 2-like isoform X2 — MIPTITPRSTNWPRMPASQHLSALPEMVAYNCLVNFLIAFVLLLVHGSGGRSLNQTCDHADLEALLAFSSGLDGAGALGWDPNDTSCCSWTGVSCDHGRVVGLDLSNRSLNLNGGILSSIASLDSLVALNLSRNLLRGRAPAELGQLVRLRVLDLSINLLSGWFPASDDGFPAIEVVNVSFNKFTGPHPVFRGAANLTVLDISDNAFSGGINASALCFAPVKVLRFSGNELTGELSPDLSRCRTLAELSLDGNGLAGSLPSELYTMSELRRLSLRGNHLSGTLCHELGNLSQLVQIDLSYNMLTGPIPDVFGGLRRLESLNLASNGFNGTLPTSLSRCSMLRVVSLRNNSLSGEIAVDFSLLPRLNTLDVGVNKLSGSVPPSLAQCTKLSTLSLSQNKFVGEIPESFKNLRSLSHLLLSGNGFTNLLLTLQISQHLPNLTSLVLTRNFRGGEKMPVYGISGFKGVQVLVLANCLLSGIIPPWLQSLESLNLLDISWNKLNGNIPPWVGNLNKLFYIDLSNNSFSGEIPESLTHMRSLISGDISSEQTPTEDHPLVIMRNSSSSSITRFWSSFGTSCAGLKL; from the exons ATGATTCCCACCATCACGCCACGATCAACCAACTGGCCTCGCATGCCCGCATCGCAGCATCTCAGTGCCTTACCGGAGATGGTAGCCTACAACTGTCTCGTCAATTTCCTGATCGCCTTCGTGCTGCTCCTCGTCCATGGCTCCGGTGGTCGGTCCCTGAACCAGACTTGCGACCACGCCGACCTGGAGGCGCTTCTGGCCTTCTCCAGCGGCTTGGATGGAGCCGGGGCTCTCGGATGGGATCCTAACGACACCTCATGCTGCTCCTGGACCGGCGTCTCCTGCGACCATGGGAGGGTGGTCGGGTTGGATCTCTCCAACAGGAGCCTAAATCTAAATGGCGGTATACTGTCCTCGATTGCCTCCCTCGATAGCCTCGTGGCTCTGAACCTCTCCCGGAACTTGCTCCGCGGCCGGGCGCCGGCAGAGCTGGGTCAGCTGGTGAGGCTGCGTGTGCTCGACCTCAGCATCAACTTGCTCTCCGGCTGGTTTCCTGCGAGCGATGATGGTTTCCCGGCTATCGAGGTGGTGAACGTTTCCTTCAACAAATTCACTGGCCCGCACCCTGTGTTCCGCGGCGCTGCCAATCTGACGGTTCTGGATATCTCTGACAACGCCTTCTCCGGCGGCATCAACGCCAGCGCGCTCTGCTTTGCGCCGGTCAAGGTCCTGCGGTTTTCGGGTAATGAGCTCACCGGCGAGCTCTCGCCAGACTTAAGCCGGTGCAGGACACTCGCGGAGCTCTCTCTAGATGGCAATGGCCTCGCTGGTAGCCTCCCCAGCGAACTGTACACGATGTCGGAGCTGAGGAGGCTGAGTTTACGGGGGAATCATCTCTCCGGCACCCTCTGCCATGAGCTCGGTAACCTCTCCCAGCTTGTGCAGATTGACTTGTCATATAACATGCTTACAGGTCCCATCCCTGATGTGTTTGGGGGTCTGAGAAGGCTGGAGTCCTTGAACTTGGCCTCCAACGGCTTCAATGGCACATTGCCTACTTCCCTATCGAGATGCTCGATGCTGAGGGTGGTTAGCCTAAGAAACAACTCGTTGTCCGGTGAGATTGCTGTTGACTTTAGCTTGCTGCCAAGGCTGAACACATTGGATGTTGGAGTTAACAAGCTGAGTGGTTCTGTACCGCCCAGTCTCGCGCAGTGCACCAAGTTGAGCACACTGAGCCTCTCTCAGAACAAATTTGTCGGGGAGATACCAGAAAGCTTTAAGAATTTGAGATCCCTGTCGCACCTCTTGCTGTCAGGGAATGGATTCACTAATTTGTTGTTGACATTGCAAATCTCGCAGCACCTGCCTAACCTGACGAGCTTGGTGCTGACCAGGAACTTCCGTGGTGGTGAGAAAATGCCAGTGTATGGCATCAGCGGGTTCAAGGGCGTGCAGGTGCTCGTCCTGGCAAATTGTTTACTCTCGGGCATAATCCCGCCTTGGCTGCAGAGCTTGGAGAGCCTCAACCTGCTGGACATTTCGTGGAACAAGTTAAATGGTAACATCCCACCATGGGTAGGCAATCTGAACAAGCTCTTCTACATCGACCTATCGAATAATTCATTCAGTGGGGAGATTCCCGAGAGCCTTACACATATGAGGAGTTTAATTTCAGGTGATATCTCAAGTGAGCAGACACCAACGGAGGACCATCCATTAGTCATCATGAGGAATTCAAGTAGCAGCAG TATTACCAGGTTTTGGTCATCTTTTGGAACTTCATGTGCTGGACTTAAGCTGTAA
- the LOC120642081 gene encoding peroxisome biogenesis protein 22-like gives MPGLASQQDAVSLVRRVARALNRRVTDIVALLFNHKSAGSLGAVAGFAIAVVFAWRFLRPSQGRPRRPAPKRPPATPAGTPDSVVSDAPEPVGDSGKLGTRQIVAKRLSGCRKVTCQLLGVVFEEKTPEELQKHATVRPSVVELLLEISRHCDLYLMETVLDDKSEENALMALESAGLFRTGGLMKEKVLFCSTEVGRTSFVRQLEADFHIDTSLEIVSQLSRFIRCQLFISSMEGEQLAANIFNSPSLEQFFS, from the exons ATGCCGGGCCTCGCCTCGCAGCAGGACGCCGTCTCGTTGGTGCGCCGCGTCGCCCGCGCCCTCAACCGCCGCGTCACCGACATCGTGGCCCTGCTCTTCAACCATAAG AGCGCTGGATCGCTCGGCGCCGTCGCGGGgttcgccatcgccgtcgtgTTCGCGTGGAGGTTCCTGCGCCCATCGCAGGGCCGCCCCCGCAGGCCTGCTCCCAAGCGACCCCCGGCTACCCCTGCAGGGACGCCCGATTCGGTTGTTTCAGATGCGCCCGAGCCTGTTGGTGACTCAGGCAAG CTGGGAACGCGGCAAATTGTGGCAAAACGACTGAGTGGGTGCAGAAAG GTTACCTGCCAACTTCTAGGTGTTGTTTTTGAGGAGAAAACTCCTGAGGAGCTTCAG AAACACGCCACAGTTAGACCTTCAGTGGTAGAGCTACTTCTGGAAATATCCAGACACTGTGATCTCTACCTGATGGAGACTGTACTTGATGACAAGAGCGAG GAGAATGCTCTCATGGCACTGGAGAGTGCTGGACTTTTCAGGACTGGTGGCTTGATGAAAGAGAAG GTGCTCTTTTGTAGCACTGAAGTTGgaagaacttcatttgtgcgaCAATTGGAGGCAGATTTTCACATCGATACGAGCCTTGAGATAGTTTCTCAACTATCG CGGTTCATCCGATGTCAACTATTTATTTCCTCGATGGAAGGAGAACAGCTTGCAGCCAACATATTCAATTCTCCAAGTCTTGAGCAGTTCTTCTCATGA
- the LOC120642082 gene encoding uncharacterized protein At2g24330-like, protein MAEGDAPAAAPAVVTASPRSPMPPETPATLKRRQRGLVSRVWKGIFGGREDVEKLLQALSKEEEAVRARLRRRARASRNSAHNVLALAAALEIVAVGYAIMTTRSPDLSWQMRAVRVLPMFLVPALAALIYSTITRLTKMLDNRDQHTLEKLRTERQAKIDELKERTNYYTTQQLIQRYDLDPAAKAAAATVLASKLGADSGLRVFLGDESGSDATLRKSSNNNPGQTTGLRQRKPAHLNNGTGRTHSPEPFDGSNAYDGDEEGSPGTPNQRTVEHFRGPAGNDGGWLARMAALLVGEDPTQCYALICGNCHMHNGLARKEDFGFITYYCPHCNALNSSRQNEDHDLVPNSGKESPSSQSDIIIGPAGASLASSGAVSPVASSLPTVEELSAEDSGEKASSDQPAS, encoded by the exons ATGGCCGAAGGCgacgcgcccgccgcggcgccggcggtggtcaCGGCGTCCCCGCGGTCGCCCATGCCGCCGGAGACGCCGGCGACGCtgaagcggcggcagcgggggctcGTGTCGCGGGTGTGGAAGGGCATCTTCGGCGGCCGCGAGGACGTCGAGAAGCTGCTGCAGGCGCTgtccaaggaggaggaggccgtgcgggcccgcctccgccgccgcgcccgcgcctcccGCAACTCCGCGCACAAcgtcctcgccctcgccgccgcgcttgaG ATTGTTGCAGTTGGATATGCTATCATGACTACGAGATCACCGGACCTCAGCTGGCAGATGAGGGCGGTCCGGGTGCTGCCAATGTTTCTGGTTCCTGCTCTAGCTGCTTTAATCTACTCAACAATTACACGCCTTACCAAAATGC TTGATAATAGAGACCAACATACTCTTGAAAAGCTTCGAACTGAAAGGCAAGCTAAGATTGATGAATTGAAGGAGAGAACAAATTACTACACTACCCAGCAACTTATACAG AGATACGATCTTGACCCTGCTGCAAAGGCTGCTGCAGCTACTGTTTTGGCATCGAAGTTGGGTGCAGATTCTGGATTGAGAGTCTTTTTGGGAGATGAATCAGGCAGCGATGCCACGCTGCGTAAAAGTAGTAATAATAATCCTGGACAAACTACCGGACTTAGGCAAAGAAAACCAGCTCACTTAAACAATGGCACTGGAAGGACCCATTCGCCTGAGCCTTTTGACGGTTCAAATGCGTATGATGGTGATGAAGAAGGTAGCCCCGGCACTCCAAATCAGAGGACTGTTGAGCACTTCAGAGGTCCAGCTGGTAATGACGGGGGATGGCTTGCACGAATGGCTGCTCTTCTTGTAGGGGAGGATCCAACGCAGTGCTATGCTCTAATATGTGGCAACTGCCATATGCATAATG GTCTTGCAAGGAAAGAGGACTTTGGGTTCATCACATACTACTGTCCTCACTGCAATGCCCTCAACAGTTCCCGGCAAAACGAGGACCATGACTTGGTACCTAATTCTGGCAAGGAGAGTCCTAGTTCTCAATCCGACATAATCATTGGCCCAGCTGGTGCAAGCCTTGCAAGTTCGGGTGCTGTAAGCCCTGTTGCAAGCAGCCTACCAACCGTTGAAGAACTCTCTGCAGAAGATTCTGGGGAGAAGGCGAGCAGTGACCAACCTGCCAGTTGA